A portion of the Oncorhynchus nerka isolate Pitt River linkage group LG27, Oner_Uvic_2.0, whole genome shotgun sequence genome contains these proteins:
- the LOC115111493 gene encoding ras-related protein Rab-35-like has translation MARDYDYLFKLLIIGDSGVGKSSLLLRFADNTFSGSYITTIGVDFKIRTVEINGEKVKLQIWDTAGQERFRTITSTYYRGTHGVIVVYDVTSAESFVNVKRWLHEINQNCDDVCRILVGNKNDDPNSKVVETTDAQKFAEQMSINLFETSAKENINVEEMFNCITELVLRAKKEVQAKQQQQQQNDVVKLTKNSKRKKKCC, from the exons ATGGCCAGGGACTACGATTACCTCTTCAAGCTGCTCATCATCGGTGACAGTG GAGTGGGGAAGAGCAGTCTCCTCCTGCGGTTTGCAGACAACACATTTTCAG GTAGCTACATCACCACGATTGGAGTGGACTTCAAGATCCGGACAGTTGAGATCAATGGGGAGAAGGTGAAGCTGCAGATCTGGGATACGGCAGGACAGGAGCGCTTCCGCACCATCACCTCCAC atACTACAGAGGAACACATGGGGTCATAGTGGTATATGATGTCACAAGTGCCGAATCCTTTGTCAATGTGAAACGATGGCTACATGAAATCAACCAGAACTGTGATGACGTGTGTCGAATATTAG TGGGAAACAAGAATGACGATCCCAACTCAAAGGTGGTGGAGACAACTGACGCACAGAAGTTTGCAGAGCAGATGAGCATCAACCTCTTTGAGACGAGTGCAAAAGAGAACATCAATGTGGAAGAG ATGTTTAACTGCATCACAGAGCTAGTGCTGAGAGCCAAGAAGGAGGTGCAggccaagcagcagcagcagcaacagaatGACGTGGTCAAACTCACCAAGAACAGTAAACGAAAGAAAAAGTGCTGCTAG